The Pseudomonas extremaustralis genome contains a region encoding:
- a CDS encoding EVE domain-containing protein, with protein MAYWLMKSEPDELSIKGLEKLGEARWDGVRNYQARNFLRAMAVGDEFFFYHSSCPEPGIAGIGKIVEAAYPDPTALEPDSHYFDAKASPEKNPWSAINVAHVQTFPKVLGLGYLKQQAALAELPLVQKGSRLSVMAVTPQQWAAILHLL; from the coding sequence ATGGCCTACTGGCTGATGAAATCCGAACCGGACGAACTCTCGATCAAAGGTCTGGAAAAGCTCGGTGAAGCCCGCTGGGACGGGGTGCGCAACTACCAGGCGCGCAATTTCCTGCGCGCCATGGCCGTCGGCGATGAGTTCTTCTTCTATCACTCCAGTTGCCCCGAGCCGGGCATTGCCGGCATCGGCAAAATCGTCGAGGCCGCCTACCCGGACCCCACCGCACTGGAACCGGACAGCCACTATTTCGACGCCAAGGCCAGCCCGGAGAAGAACCCGTGGAGTGCCATCAATGTGGCGCACGTCCAGACCTTCCCCAAGGTGCTGGGTCTGGGCTATCTGAAACAGCAAGCCGCCCTCGCCGAGTTGCCGCTGGTGCAAAAAGGCAGCCGCCTTTCCGTGATGGCCGTCACGCCGCAGCAATGGGCCGCCATCCTTCATTTGCTTTAA